In one Natronoarchaeum mannanilyticum genomic region, the following are encoded:
- the folP gene encoding dihydropteroate synthase, giving the protein MEYHEAADYLESLDRSRPKLGTETTARMLSVLGNPHEGVDCVQIAGSNGKGSTAVMLERVLREAGLDVGLYTSPELNSFRERIRVNGRKVPKERIRSFVEEIEPHISRLRGDDRPTYFEVLTVLALQHFASENVDVVVLEVGIGGRHDATSVVDPVASAVTNVSLEHTDVLGETVEEIAHDKAQVAPDGERLVTSANGEALDAIRDETEVVTVGKTEANVIAREEEMASQVETTVSIIGPDWDVATTLPLLGQHQATNAGIAATLARQVANVDPATIERGLRNVHWPGRFEVMSTEPLVILDGAHNPAACATIADLVDRYEFDGLQLVFGAMKEKDHARMAAQLPESDVVRLCQPDVNRAASLETLAGAFETRAAQVEQDETVQTAVERALDSADDTDCVLITGSLYVVAEVRDRRMRLQIPKQTDTLDAARSVLSEMHVQEGVADHVAKDTVTYTFKTQLHEAQAESLHQTMQSIGGTSVISEDDSPERLVSVILSGTVAQYEQLADTIQNSDLGLSYVSERVRKVISEGGAADRYPWDADTAIMGILNVTPDSFYDGGQYEKMEDTVRRVDEMITSGADIIDIGGESTRPGADPVSVDEEIDRVVPIIERIADTDVSISVDTRRAAVADAALEAGADIINDVSGLADPDMRFVAADHDAPVVVMHSVDVPVNPDRTPTYDDVVEDITHELDDRVRLAEQAGLDREQIIVDPGLGFGKSTAECFELVDRLGELRALGCPIMVGHSRKSLFERIDCSIDERLPPTIATTTMAAERGADIVRVHDVAENAAAVRTVQETNK; this is encoded by the coding sequence GTCCGTCCTCGGGAATCCACACGAGGGAGTCGACTGTGTTCAGATAGCGGGATCGAACGGTAAAGGGAGTACGGCGGTGATGCTCGAGCGGGTGCTGCGCGAAGCAGGCCTCGACGTCGGGTTGTACACCTCGCCGGAGCTCAACAGCTTTCGCGAGCGGATCCGGGTCAACGGGCGGAAAGTTCCGAAAGAACGCATTCGGTCGTTCGTCGAGGAGATCGAGCCCCACATTTCCCGACTCCGCGGCGACGACCGGCCCACGTACTTCGAGGTACTGACCGTCCTCGCGTTGCAGCATTTTGCGAGCGAAAACGTCGACGTTGTGGTCCTCGAAGTCGGTATCGGCGGTCGCCATGACGCGACGAGCGTCGTCGATCCAGTGGCTAGTGCCGTCACGAACGTAAGCCTCGAACACACCGACGTCCTCGGCGAAACGGTCGAAGAGATTGCCCACGACAAAGCACAGGTGGCTCCAGACGGAGAACGGCTCGTGACGAGTGCGAACGGCGAAGCGCTTGACGCGATCCGGGACGAAACGGAGGTCGTGACCGTGGGCAAAACGGAGGCTAACGTTATCGCCCGGGAGGAAGAAATGGCCTCGCAGGTCGAAACAACTGTATCGATAATCGGCCCGGACTGGGATGTCGCAACAACGCTTCCGCTGCTCGGCCAACACCAAGCGACCAACGCCGGCATTGCGGCAACACTCGCCCGCCAGGTGGCGAACGTCGATCCCGCGACGATCGAACGCGGCCTCCGCAACGTTCACTGGCCGGGCCGGTTTGAGGTCATGTCGACGGAGCCGCTGGTGATCCTCGACGGCGCTCACAACCCAGCAGCGTGTGCGACGATCGCCGACCTCGTCGATCGATACGAATTCGACGGGCTACAGCTCGTGTTCGGCGCGATGAAGGAGAAGGATCACGCGCGGATGGCGGCACAGCTTCCCGAGTCAGACGTGGTTCGCCTCTGTCAACCGGACGTGAATCGGGCCGCATCGCTCGAGACGCTCGCGGGCGCGTTCGAGACGCGCGCAGCGCAGGTCGAGCAGGACGAAACGGTCCAGACGGCGGTCGAACGCGCGCTCGACTCGGCAGACGACACAGACTGCGTGCTGATTACCGGGTCACTGTACGTCGTTGCCGAAGTCCGGGACCGACGGATGCGACTCCAGATCCCGAAACAGACGGACACGCTTGATGCTGCGCGCTCTGTTCTCTCCGAAATGCACGTTCAAGAGGGAGTCGCTGACCACGTCGCTAAGGACACCGTCACCTACACGTTCAAGACTCAGTTACACGAAGCACAGGCGGAATCTCTACACCAAACGATGCAATCCATCGGCGGAACGAGTGTCATCTCGGAGGACGATTCTCCCGAGAGACTCGTATCCGTCATTCTGTCCGGTACTGTCGCTCAGTACGAACAGCTGGCTGATACGATACAAAACAGTGATCTGGGGCTTTCGTACGTTTCGGAACGAGTCAGGAAGGTCATCAGCGAAGGTGGGGCAGCCGACCGATATCCATGGGACGCCGATACGGCGATCATGGGTATCCTGAATGTCACACCGGATAGTTTCTACGACGGTGGCCAGTACGAGAAGATGGAGGATACCGTCCGACGAGTCGACGAAATGATCACCTCGGGTGCGGACATCATCGATATCGGGGGGGAGAGCACTCGGCCGGGTGCCGACCCGGTCTCGGTCGACGAGGAAATCGACCGCGTAGTCCCGATTATCGAACGTATCGCCGATACAGACGTGTCGATCTCCGTTGATACGAGACGGGCTGCCGTCGCAGACGCTGCTTTGGAGGCGGGTGCAGACATAATCAACGACGTCTCCGGACTGGCGGATCCAGATATGCGGTTCGTCGCTGCGGACCACGACGCGCCGGTCGTCGTCATGCACAGCGTAGATGTACCTGTCAATCCAGACCGGACACCAACATACGACGATGTCGTCGAGGACATCACGCACGAACTCGATGACCGAGTACGACTTGCCGAACAGGCGGGACTCGATCGTGAGCAGATCATCGTCGACCCCGGACTCGGCTTCGGGAAGTCTACCGCAGAGTGTTTCGAGTTAGTCGACAGACTGGGAGAACTGCGCGCTCTCGGTTGCCCGATCATGGTTGGCCATTCTCGCAAGTCCCTGTTCGAACGCATCGACTGCAGTATCGACGAGCGACTCCCGCCGACAATCGCGACTACAACGATGGCGGCCGAGCGAGGAGCGGATATTGTCCGCGTTCACGACGTTGCAGAGAATGCCGCCGCAGTCAGGACAGTTCAAGAGACGAATAAATAG
- a CDS encoding IclR family transcriptional regulator → MTDDNTVHSDERVLDIIEALKEHTTAGVTELAETLDMPKSTVHVHLSTLKDRGYVVQNDAQEYQLSLQFLDIGMMVRETQQISDEVLTKLDELADRTEEKVWWTVEENGMAVFLAESVGRHGIQTNARIGQHVDLYRLAAGKAILATLPEQRRTEIMDGYDFPLANGQTRSDLEEELAEIRERGVAYGSEQFLQGVTGVGAPLKDNSGNVYGAISISGPVNRLDGERIENELTDLVRGISGELQVNLSYR, encoded by the coding sequence ATGACAGACGATAATACGGTGCACTCCGATGAACGGGTGCTCGACATCATCGAGGCGTTGAAAGAACACACGACGGCAGGTGTGACGGAACTCGCTGAGACTCTGGATATGCCGAAGAGCACTGTTCACGTGCACCTTTCCACACTGAAAGATCGAGGCTACGTCGTTCAGAACGACGCCCAGGAGTACCAGCTCAGTCTGCAGTTCTTGGACATCGGAATGATGGTCCGCGAGACCCAGCAGATATCCGACGAAGTGCTGACGAAACTCGACGAGCTCGCCGACAGGACTGAAGAAAAAGTGTGGTGGACCGTAGAGGAGAACGGAATGGCCGTGTTCTTGGCAGAATCCGTAGGACGCCACGGCATTCAGACCAACGCCCGAATCGGCCAGCACGTCGACCTCTACCGGCTAGCTGCCGGGAAAGCGATCCTCGCGACCCTTCCCGAACAGCGCCGTACGGAGATCATGGACGGCTACGACTTCCCGCTCGCCAATGGACAGACCCGTTCCGACCTCGAGGAAGAACTCGCGGAGATACGGGAGCGTGGCGTAGCGTACGGTTCCGAGCAGTTCCTCCAGGGGGTCACCGGCGTCGGCGCTCCACTGAAGGACAACTCCGGGAACGTCTACGGTGCCATCAGCATTTCGGGCCCCGTCAACCGCCTCGACGGCGAGCGCATCGAGAACGAACTCACGGATCTCGTTCGCGGCATCTCGGGGGAGCTACAGGTCAACCTCTCGTATCGGTAG
- a CDS encoding amidohydrolase family protein, producing the protein MSGALPGTDENRLFDTHAHQPTSEFLHDAGGEMMQDAADRFGTDLETWDYEEMIDEYHEAGVGRTVLLGWDAETNTGNPPVPNDYVAEVRDEHPDFFVGFGSVDPLKDDCVREAIRCVEDLDLSGFKFQQIAQGFDPSDDRHDHLWSTIEDLGVPVVFHGGNSTLGACSAGGRGLKVKYGNPMLIDDVAAEHPDLQILIAHPAYPWEKEQLAICQQKGNVYMDLSGWIPKYIDDQVLQYAGSLLKDKVMFGTDYPMIDPETWLDSFAQDTDFSEEIQRKILFENAEEFFGM; encoded by the coding sequence ATGAGCGGAGCGCTACCGGGTACGGACGAGAATCGGTTGTTCGATACGCACGCCCACCAGCCCACCAGCGAGTTTCTTCACGACGCCGGCGGCGAAATGATGCAAGATGCGGCCGATCGCTTCGGAACGGACCTGGAAACGTGGGATTACGAGGAGATGATCGACGAGTACCACGAGGCGGGCGTCGGTCGCACCGTCTTGCTGGGGTGGGACGCCGAAACGAACACCGGGAATCCGCCCGTGCCGAACGACTACGTCGCCGAAGTCCGTGACGAGCACCCCGATTTCTTCGTCGGGTTCGGAAGCGTCGACCCCCTGAAAGACGACTGCGTTCGGGAGGCTATCCGATGCGTTGAGGATCTCGATCTCTCGGGGTTCAAGTTCCAGCAGATCGCACAGGGATTCGATCCGTCTGACGACCGCCACGACCATCTCTGGAGCACGATCGAAGATCTCGGCGTCCCCGTCGTGTTCCACGGCGGGAACTCCACGTTGGGCGCCTGCAGTGCCGGCGGGCGCGGTCTCAAGGTCAAGTACGGAAATCCCATGCTCATCGATGACGTCGCGGCTGAGCACCCCGACCTCCAGATTCTCATCGCTCACCCCGCCTACCCGTGGGAAAAGGAACAACTCGCAATCTGCCAGCAGAAGGGCAACGTCTACATGGACCTCTCGGGCTGGATTCCCAAGTACATCGACGACCAGGTGCTTCAGTACGCGGGATCCCTGCTCAAAGACAAGGTGATGTTCGGAACCGATTATCCGATGATCGACCCCGAGACGTGGCTCGACTCGTTTGCGCAGGATACTGACTTCAGCGAAGAGATCCAGCGGAAGATTCTCTTCGAGAACGCCGAGGAATTCTTTGGCATGTAG
- a CDS encoding AMP-binding protein, with amino-acid sequence MSDSANSASEVAYTPADRFVEESNVAAFMAEHDIEDFEELHERTVREVDGEPASGLDWFWDEIIEYMDLDFFEAYDQIRDASDGPQFTDWYVGGELNVAHNTVDRHAAPDSETRNKIATIWEGEDGEVREITYHELHRQTNRVANALEVRGIETGDTVGLYMPMVPEIVPILYGCFKVGAVAVPIFSGFGVDATATRIEDAECTVLFTGDGFYRRGSEVALKESADEAIEEAGHVEHTIVYDRLDSTTENLPWHDRDEWWTDAVATQDDEYETKSLPSDQESMLLYSSGTTGKPKGIVHTHAGALVQPAKEIFFSFDHKPSDRFFWVSDIGWMMGPWTLIGNHAHGGTVFLYEGAPDHPDPDRFWEMIDDHGITTFGISPTAIRALQKHGDEWLEGHDLSTLRLLGSTGEPWDPDSWRWFLENVGNGEVPIMNISGGTEIFGCFLQPTPLHALKPGTLGGPALGMDVDIVDAQGDSIADDHEKGYLVCKSSAPSMTKSLWSGDERYLDEYWSRFDDMWDHGDWAQKDEDGFWFLHGRADDVLNVAGRKVGPAEVEGALIDHEAVNAAVAIGAPDDTTGTAVVTYVILNEGYEESVDLRDQLRARVGEELGKPFRPREVLFVDEFPKTQSGKIVRRIIQSVYTGEEVGDLSSIENPGAIDEIEAAR; translated from the coding sequence ATGTCCGATAGCGCGAACAGTGCATCCGAGGTCGCGTACACGCCCGCCGACCGATTCGTCGAGGAGAGCAACGTCGCCGCGTTCATGGCGGAACACGACATCGAGGACTTCGAGGAACTGCACGAGCGGACGGTTCGAGAGGTAGACGGCGAACCCGCATCGGGGCTGGACTGGTTCTGGGACGAGATTATCGAGTACATGGACCTCGACTTCTTCGAGGCGTACGACCAGATCCGGGACGCGTCCGACGGCCCGCAGTTCACCGACTGGTACGTCGGCGGCGAACTCAACGTCGCCCACAACACCGTCGATCGGCACGCGGCCCCCGACTCGGAGACCCGCAACAAGATCGCGACGATCTGGGAAGGCGAGGACGGCGAGGTCCGCGAGATAACCTACCACGAACTCCACCGGCAGACCAACCGCGTCGCCAACGCCCTGGAGGTGCGCGGTATCGAGACCGGGGACACTGTCGGCCTGTACATGCCGATGGTCCCCGAGATCGTTCCCATCCTCTATGGATGTTTCAAGGTCGGCGCCGTCGCCGTCCCCATCTTCTCGGGCTTCGGCGTCGACGCCACCGCCACGCGAATCGAAGACGCCGAGTGCACGGTGCTGTTTACCGGCGACGGCTTCTACCGCCGGGGGAGCGAAGTCGCGCTGAAGGAAAGCGCCGACGAAGCGATCGAGGAAGCGGGCCACGTCGAGCACACCATCGTCTACGATCGGCTCGACTCAACCACCGAGAACCTCCCCTGGCACGACCGCGACGAGTGGTGGACCGACGCCGTCGCCACCCAGGACGACGAGTACGAGACCAAATCGCTGCCCTCCGACCAGGAGTCGATGCTGCTGTACTCGTCGGGAACCACGGGGAAGCCGAAGGGGATCGTCCACACGCACGCCGGCGCGCTGGTTCAGCCGGCCAAGGAGATCTTCTTCTCGTTCGACCACAAGCCCTCCGACCGGTTCTTCTGGGTCAGCGACATCGGCTGGATGATGGGGCCGTGGACGCTGATCGGCAATCACGCCCACGGCGGCACGGTCTTCCTCTACGAGGGCGCCCCCGACCACCCCGACCCCGACCGCTTCTGGGAGATGATCGACGACCACGGCATCACGACGTTCGGCATCTCGCCGACGGCGATTCGGGCGCTGCAGAAACACGGCGACGAGTGGCTGGAGGGCCACGACCTCTCGACGCTGCGCCTGCTCGGGTCGACGGGCGAACCCTGGGACCCCGACTCGTGGCGGTGGTTCCTCGAGAACGTCGGCAACGGCGAGGTTCCCATCATGAACATCTCCGGCGGGACCGAGATCTTCGGCTGTTTCCTCCAGCCGACGCCCCTGCACGCGCTCAAGCCCGGCACCCTGGGCGGGCCGGCGCTGGGGATGGACGTCGACATCGTCGACGCCCAGGGCGACTCCATCGCCGACGACCACGAGAAGGGCTACCTGGTCTGCAAGTCCTCGGCGCCGTCGATGACGAAATCGCTGTGGAGCGGCGACGAGCGCTACCTCGACGAGTACTGGTCGCGGTTCGACGACATGTGGGACCACGGCGACTGGGCCCAGAAGGACGAGGACGGCTTCTGGTTCCTGCACGGCCGCGCCGACGACGTGTTGAACGTCGCGGGGCGGAAAGTCGGCCCGGCGGAGGTCGAGGGCGCACTCATCGACCACGAGGCGGTCAACGCCGCGGTCGCCATCGGCGCCCCCGACGACACCACGGGGACCGCCGTCGTCACCTACGTCATCCTCAACGAGGGCTACGAGGAGTCCGTGGACCTGCGCGACCAACTGCGCGCCCGGGTCGGCGAGGAACTCGGCAAGCCGTTCCGGCCGCGCGAGGTGCTGTTCGTCGACGAGTTCCCGAAGACCCAGTCCGGGAAAATCGTCCGCCGTATCATCCAGAGCGTCTACACGGGCGAAGAGGTGGGTGATCTTTCCAGCATCGAGAACCCCGGCGCCATCGACGAGATTGAAGCGGCGCGGTGA